The Mytilus galloprovincialis chromosome 2, xbMytGall1.hap1.1, whole genome shotgun sequence genome has a window encoding:
- the LOC143063102 gene encoding tRNA 2'-phosphotransferase 1-like: MACNVQLSKALVKLLRHDAMTRGLHLTKEGYANVDDILELSFFNSFDEDDIERLVDRDNKGRFAKRRNGGQLQVKATQGHSIRLSDPELEPITHSSQARVVLHGTRQQNMDSIRQRGISRMNRDHIHFAPAEHGAMSGMPAKCDMAIEIDIGKALRDGIKFYKSENGVILSPGDRNGCIPTKYFSRAYGLKSREAIEF, encoded by the exons ATGGCTTGTAATGTGCAGTTATCTAAAGCTCTTGTCAAATTGTTAAGACATGATGCTATGACCAGAGGGTTGCACCTCACGAAAG AAGGGTATGCAAATGTTGATGACATACTTGAACTCTCATTCTTCAATAGTTTTGACGAGGACGACATAGAAAGACTAGTAGATAGGGATAATAAAGGGAGGTTTGCCAAACGAAGAAACGGAGGACAACTCCAAGTCAAAGCAACACAAGGACATAGTATTCGG CTTTCTGATCCTGAGTTAGAGCCAATTACCCATTCTAGTCAAGCAAGGGTCGTTCTTCATGGAACAAGACAACAAAATATGGACAGTATTCGGCAAAGA GGTATAAGTCGCATGAATAGAGACCATATTCATTTTGCTCCCGCTGAACATGGTGCTATGAGTG GTATGCCTGCTAAGTGTGACATGGCCATTGAAATAGACATTGGAAAAGCTCTGAGAG ATGGAATAAAATTTTACAAGTCTGAGAATGGAGTAATTCTTAGTCCTGGAGATAGAAATGGATGTATTCCAACAAAATATTTTAGTAGAGCTTATGGTCTCAAATCAA GAGAGGCAATAGAGTTCTAA